The Hymenobacter baengnokdamensis genome includes a region encoding these proteins:
- a CDS encoding ankyrin repeat domain-containing protein: MSFTSTQPTDLLHDAARRGDVAQLKQLLQDPQVDINAQNGKGHSALILATYDDHIDAAKVLLDAGAAPNLQDASGNSALMGVAFKGYADIARLLIERGADLNLTNGNGGTALMFATLFGRNELVKILLEAGADTTRKDVRGLTALHLAGQQGNEEAWKLLGGEEQEG; encoded by the coding sequence ATGTCTTTTACTTCCACGCAACCCACCGACCTACTACATGATGCCGCTCGCCGGGGCGACGTAGCCCAGCTCAAGCAACTGTTGCAAGACCCCCAGGTCGATATCAATGCCCAGAATGGCAAGGGCCACTCGGCTCTTATTCTGGCTACGTACGACGACCATATCGACGCGGCCAAAGTGCTGCTGGATGCTGGCGCTGCCCCCAACCTGCAGGATGCCAGCGGTAATTCGGCCCTGATGGGCGTCGCCTTCAAGGGCTACGCCGACATCGCCCGCCTGCTCATCGAGCGCGGGGCCGACCTCAACCTCACCAACGGCAACGGCGGCACGGCCCTCATGTTTGCCACGCTGTTTGGGCGAAATGAGCTGGTAAAGATTTTGCTCGAAGCCGGGGCCGACACCACCCGCAAAGACGTGCGCGGCCTCACCGCCCTGCACCTCGCCGGCCAGCAAGGCAACGAAGAAGCCTGGAAGCTGCTCGGCGGCGAAGAGCAGGAAGGCTAA
- a CDS encoding NAD(P)/FAD-dependent oxidoreductase, with protein sequence MPTPSNSALAFPEYDVAIVGAGPAGAACALALRGSGLRVALLDKATFPRDKVCGDAIPGHALKALGQLDPAYVDALWQLAPRDEVRRSRLVAPGGHSFYLHWKLRTFNSPRLHFDAALLQLVRQHTDAVVLENATLKELSILSDHARLQLAGGADITCRVVIGCDGANSAVGRQLLPEPRLARAHHSAGVRAYFENVADTEAGTTEFFFSRSHLAGYLWLFPVGEGRYNVGLGMLSELVSRHKIDLKKLLLENLATHPALAGRFRAARQLGPIRGFGLPMGGGRQRPASGARFMLCGDAASLIDPLQGHGIDLAIRSGILAAAQAAACVAQNDFSAAFMHQYDEQLQRQLGPQLAHSYRLMRLLGTRPWLMNLGTRLARLPGISAWVKRLLA encoded by the coding sequence GTGCCCACGCCCAGTAATTCCGCCTTAGCTTTTCCCGAGTACGACGTTGCCATTGTGGGGGCCGGGCCCGCCGGAGCCGCCTGCGCGCTGGCGTTGCGCGGCTCCGGCCTGCGGGTAGCGCTGCTGGATAAAGCCACCTTTCCGCGCGATAAAGTCTGCGGCGATGCTATTCCGGGCCACGCGCTCAAGGCCTTGGGCCAGCTCGACCCGGCCTACGTGGACGCCCTGTGGCAGCTTGCGCCCCGCGACGAGGTGCGCCGCAGCCGGCTGGTGGCGCCCGGTGGCCATAGCTTTTACCTGCACTGGAAGCTGCGAACCTTCAACAGCCCCCGGCTGCACTTCGATGCGGCGCTGCTACAGCTGGTGCGGCAGCATACCGATGCGGTGGTGCTCGAAAACGCGACGCTGAAAGAGCTGAGTATACTGTCCGACCACGCCCGCCTGCAGCTGGCCGGCGGGGCCGACATCACGTGCCGGGTGGTGATAGGCTGCGACGGCGCTAACTCGGCCGTAGGCCGCCAGCTGCTGCCCGAGCCCCGCCTGGCCCGTGCTCACCACAGCGCCGGCGTGCGCGCCTACTTTGAAAATGTAGCCGATACCGAGGCCGGCACTACCGAGTTTTTTTTCAGTCGCAGCCATCTGGCGGGCTACCTCTGGCTGTTTCCGGTGGGCGAGGGGCGCTACAACGTGGGCCTGGGCATGCTGTCCGAGCTGGTTTCCAGGCATAAAATTGACCTTAAAAAGCTGCTGCTGGAAAACCTGGCCACCCACCCGGCCCTGGCCGGCCGCTTCCGGGCGGCGCGGCAGCTGGGGCCGATACGCGGGTTTGGGCTACCCATGGGGGGCGGGCGGCAGCGCCCGGCCAGCGGGGCGCGCTTTATGCTGTGCGGCGACGCGGCCTCGCTCATCGACCCCCTGCAGGGCCACGGCATCGACCTGGCCATTCGCAGCGGCATCCTGGCGGCGGCCCAGGCGGCGGCCTGCGTAGCCCAAAATGACTTTAGCGCGGCCTTCATGCACCAGTACGACGAGCAGCTGCAACGCCAGCTCGGGCCCCAGCTGGCCCACAGCTACCGGCTGATGCGCTTACTGGGCACCCGGCCCTGGCTCATGAACCTGGGCACGCGCCTGGCCCGGCTGCCCGGCATCAGCGCTTGGGTAAAGCGGCTGCTGGCTTAG
- a CDS encoding M20/M25/M40 family metallo-hydrolase: MRRFLLFLLCALLGLLAVVLVNTLRLPNHQLAPVPAAPAVAVSPDSALAHLAGALRFATVSRTVYSETDTLPFGQLQAYLRRTFPLVHQQLKLQKVNRYGLLYEWTGTDPALKPLLLLAHQDVVPVLPGTDSQWTRPPFAGQQAGGYLYGRGALDDKLNVVGQLEAVEALLRANFRPRRTVLLAFGHDEETQGRRGAAALAAVLHPLHPQLELVLDEGGLVKADGVAGLTQPVALVGVSEKGYLSLELSATGAGGHSSMPPALTSVGRVAAAVARLEAQPFPARLDGGVSGLLAYLAPAVPFGKRLVFANQWLFGSLIKNSLAATPSGNAALRTTTAPTIFKGGDKDNVLPIVATATVNFRLLPGDSPQAVIQKVKELINDAEISVKTLGEGRAASPVSGTDNAAFLTLHRTIKSVFPQALVAPYVVVGATDARAYAALCPQATYRFMPVLMDQAAIESLHGTNERLRPAAYQQVVRFYAALIRNIQ, from the coding sequence ATGCGTCGCTTTCTTCTGTTTCTGCTTTGTGCCTTGCTGGGGCTGCTGGCAGTTGTGCTCGTCAATACTCTGCGCCTGCCCAACCACCAGCTCGCGCCCGTGCCGGCCGCGCCGGCCGTGGCCGTATCGCCCGATTCGGCGCTGGCTCACCTGGCCGGCGCGCTGCGGTTTGCTACCGTGTCGCGCACGGTATATAGTGAAACTGATACCTTGCCCTTCGGCCAGCTGCAGGCCTATTTGCGGCGCACGTTCCCGTTGGTGCATCAGCAGCTGAAGCTGCAAAAAGTCAACCGCTACGGCCTGCTTTACGAATGGACCGGCACCGACCCGGCCCTGAAGCCGCTGCTGCTGCTGGCGCACCAGGACGTAGTGCCCGTGCTGCCCGGTACCGACAGCCAATGGACGCGCCCGCCCTTTGCCGGGCAGCAGGCCGGCGGCTACCTCTACGGCCGCGGTGCCCTCGACGACAAGCTCAACGTCGTGGGCCAGCTCGAAGCGGTGGAGGCGCTGCTGCGTGCCAATTTCCGGCCCCGGCGCACGGTGCTGCTGGCTTTCGGCCACGACGAGGAAACCCAGGGCCGGCGCGGGGCCGCCGCCCTTGCGGCCGTGCTGCACCCGCTGCACCCGCAGCTCGAGCTGGTGCTCGACGAAGGCGGCCTCGTAAAAGCCGATGGCGTGGCCGGCCTCACCCAGCCAGTAGCGCTGGTGGGTGTAAGCGAGAAGGGCTACCTCAGCCTGGAGCTGTCGGCCACCGGCGCGGGCGGGCACTCGTCGATGCCCCCGGCGCTCACCAGCGTGGGGCGGGTGGCGGCGGCCGTGGCCCGGCTCGAAGCCCAGCCCTTTCCGGCCCGCCTCGATGGCGGCGTTAGCGGCTTGCTGGCCTACCTGGCCCCAGCCGTACCCTTCGGCAAGCGGCTGGTATTTGCCAATCAGTGGCTGTTTGGGTCGCTGATAAAAAACTCCCTGGCCGCGACGCCCTCCGGCAACGCCGCACTGCGCACCACTACGGCGCCTACTATATTTAAAGGCGGCGATAAAGACAATGTATTGCCCATTGTGGCCACAGCCACCGTCAATTTTCGCTTGTTGCCCGGCGATTCACCCCAGGCGGTTATTCAAAAAGTAAAGGAGCTTATCAACGACGCCGAAATCAGTGTGAAAACGCTGGGCGAGGGCCGCGCCGCCTCGCCCGTATCGGGCACCGACAACGCGGCTTTTTTAACGCTGCACCGCACCATCAAAAGCGTGTTTCCGCAGGCGCTGGTAGCTCCGTACGTGGTAGTAGGAGCCACTGACGCTCGCGCCTACGCCGCCCTTTGTCCGCAGGCTACCTACCGCTTCATGCCCGTATTAATGGACCAGGCTGCCATCGAAAGCCTGCACGGCACCAACGAGCGCCTGCGCCCGGCTGCTTACCAGCAGGTAGTGCGGTTTTACGCGGCACTCATTCGTAATATTCAATAA